TCTTACCTGAGTTTATTTTGCTGCCCTCTACTCCTGCCACCGTCTCTTCAGCGTTTTAGAACAGTTAACAAGCACTGAGTGAGAATCGTCGCTTTCATACTTCGGTGCAGACATGTCCGACCCCGCTGCGAATTACTGTGTTTGCGAGCCTCACTGTTGCTAGGCTCTCCACAGTTCCTCAGAGCAGGACTGTTTTCGTGTTGCCTTGGATGCAACCCTCCTGGTCTACTCTGGCTACCTTAGTTACCAATCCTACCATTCCCAGGCTAATCTGGCTACCAATCCTAAAAAGGTACACAAAAGGAGGGAGAAGTCGCACTAACTCGAGAGAGCAGTCCGTAATGGGTTTCAGTGTTATTGGCTGGGTTACCCACAGCTCTCCTTCACTTCCTGTCAGATGGCGGGCAGGATGACACAACCTCTAATTAAGGTTTTTGGTTGTAGTTTTGTCACTTTTTTGGGATCACTTTCTTCCTCCTCAGTCTGCCCTTCCCTCAGTGTAATTTAAGTGGTCTTATgggccattttaaaaagactttaatTCTTATATGGTGATCTCTTGTTGTCTATTGTTATTTatagatgtttctaataaaacttttatatatatatatatatatatatatatatatatatatatatatatatatatatatatatatatatatccaaagacatttctaggtgagtaactgcactgtagtaagagatgtaaagatattcaaaattgtagtatagtacacagtttgcagagaaacagaacataaatACGAGTTATGACTCGTCTAGTATGGACAATGTGGAGGCAATACATGTTACTCACCTTTCTCACCCATTTATTTACTAAAGGCCCTGAGCTGACctttttcaaatgaaaccaCAGGGGACGATTAAATAGCAAGTGATTATTTCACAACACCGTCAAAGCTTATTACTGCATTGTTTGTCACAAGATGCTGGTGAAGTGAACAAGCTTCTCACAGTTGGCCGCAGAAAGAGGATCTCTCCTCCCTGCTATAGATGCCTGTGGGCCACCACACTGCTGTCATCGCCGCACACTTCTCTAGCTTGTATAACCACAGTGAATCATTGCAGAGTTGCATGGCATCACACACGTAGCTATACGAAAATTCCTGCTGAGGTGACAAAGGGACGTGGCCGAGATGTTTGGGGTTAGCAAATGGTCACCTCAGTTTGACCGCACCTTTACTGTGGAGGCACTTCCTGCTGACCACgcagaaatgacagaaatgattGTTCTGGCATAAATAAGGGTGTTGTAAAATTGTAACAAATTGGTACATACAGTGACCACACTAGTTTCTTTTATGTGTAACCGGATGAAGGTTGGGTAGAGGAAATGTATTTGGGAGAATGGTTAGGACTTCACATGAATTCTTTATTGACCTCTAGTTTCTTGCCAAATTCATTACAGAATGAAGCCTATTGCAGGCACAATGGCAGTTGTGAGTAATTCACAAAAAGCATACCATTTCAGTAAGGTGGCAATGATTTAACCGGAGGCTTTGGTTAACAACAAAAGAAGCTTCCTTTAACATCAAGAACTGTCTACCTATAGGTGGCGCCAAATTATCGGTTTATCGATAGTTCCTCTCGTCGAAATAACAGCCTGTGAGTGCCTTTCTCCAAAGTACGGCACTGATGAAGAAAAGTATGCATTTCTAATGAGGAAATTACAGTTCTACTTCATAATACTCTAGTTTTATGACGTTTAAGACCAATCCCCACTTATTGCAAAGATACTTTGTGAGGACTCATTACGATATCTCATGATgtatgattttttattttagttaagTTTTAAATGTTGGCAAATTTTAGACCCTTTGTCACAATATTGGTTGTCAATACATTTGACATCCCGCATCAGTAATGAGGTATTGGAAACAGCCTTTGGATGCCTTTTACAATATTAAGATTTAAATCAACATGCACAAGAAAATTTTGCCATAGCCTTTTAGGATAAAtagtaattaattattaaatacatttataattcTAGAAAATATAAATCAGTAGCACTGGagaaatcaatatttatgaAGCAGATAGTTAAAAATCTAATCATTTTATTCAGTGaaactgtacatatacaaaTGACCTCTTAccaattttgttttaaaaatcaagTAAAAAACAGCAAGATTGCAAGATTATcttcataaatacatatactCTTTAGGAAAAGGTGATTATTTACATGTTACGTAGTTTAAAAAGGAGCTTGCATAATTTCACAGctgtacacatgcatatagcCCACAACCCCAATGCGCATTTGTCAGTCCATTTGTGCCACAGAACTATGCATGATTGTCAGCGAGAGGCTGTGAAAGTGATACAAGTCCATATAAAACTAGAGAGGATACATTTGTAAGGCAAAACATGTTCAACTTTCAATTATAGAATCAGGATTCCACAGTAATGAGAATTAGGCATGTTGTGCCAAATAGAGCACTGTTTCAAAATGTAGGCCTATATGTCTTAATCTGAAGAGATCACATGTGTAAATTATACTGTTACATAGAGATATAGTCAAATATCTTTCTCACAGACGGGGGGGGAGACGGCATGGTCAAACAGCTGTCTGTAATTTTGGGAGCATCTTGGCGCACATAAGTGTCCACACAATTCtattttcaccccccccccccaaaaaaaaatgtacaaagcaAATGACTGTTCACATAGCTTAAGCATATTAGTTTGGCTTGATCTTGAGTTCAGTTCTATGCTTGCGCTCTGTTATGGAGAAAATGTCTCAGGAAAAAAGGGTCATCCAGGCCTCTCAAACCTTAAAATCtcaacgcgtgtgtgtgtgtatgtgtgtgtgactcacagGTTCTCTCGTTTCATACTGTTGTCTCACCCTGGTTACTATTACTGAGTCTTTTATAAAACCTGCGCCAAGACTGCAGTGTTTTGCCAGACCATATCCAAAACCCAGATGTTATGCCCACAATCATGGTCATCAGATACTTAATCATAAAAACAGTGAAGTCTGGGGACATGGGAGCAAAATTATTGACAGGACAGGGTACAGCAAAGCGCTTACAGGTCTGCATGTGCCAGGTTTTCTCCCAGTGCTCGCGGAATGCCTGCTCGTAGAAATAGCAGGCGATTACTATAGTTGCAGGGACGGTGTAAAGTACGCTGAACACCCCGATGCGCACCATCAGCTTCTCCAGCTTCTCCGTCTTCGTGCCGTCGTGCTTCATGATGGTCCTGATCCGGAACAGGGACACAAACCCCGCCAGGAGAAAGGAGGTGCCGATGAAGAGGTAGACGAAAAGGGGCGCCAAGACAAACCCGCGCAGCGAGTCCACATTGTAAATGCCGACGTAGCACACCCCGGTGAGGAGGTCGCCGTCCACCTGCCCCATGGCCAGGATCGTGATGGTCTTGACCGCGGGGACGGCCCAGGCGGCGAGGTGGAAGTACTGAGAGTTGGCCTCAATGGCCTCGTGCCCCCACTTCATTCCCGCAGAGAGGAACCACGTAAGGGAGAGAATGACCCACCAAATGGAGCTCGCCATACCGAAGAAATAAAGGATCATGAAAAGAATGGTGCACCCTTCTTTCTTCGTTCCCTGTGCTACAGTCTTGTAGCCGTCATCGTTGAATTTGTCGATGCAAACGACTTTGTCTTCCAGGAAGAAACCTGCTGCATAGGCAACAGCCACCATGAAGTAGcagccagagagaaagatgatGGGTCTCTCTGGGTACCGGAACCGTCTCATGTCCACCAAGTATGTAAGTACAGTGAACAAAGTGCTCACGCAACACAAAATCGACCAAATGCCCACCCAAAGCCGACCAAACTTTACCTCCTCTTCTCGGAAATACATCAAGCCGTTGGGCTTGGTGGGTTCGCATGGAGCGCCGCAGTCTTTTTCCCCCATGAAGTAGTAGTTCAGATAACTGGGGACTTTCAGTTGCAACGGGCACGTGAATTGCTGACTGGGTTTGCCTATGTTGGGCGGCAGTGTGATCAGTTCGGGCACGTAAGGCGTCGGGTCAGACGTGGGGCCTCCGGTCTCCGACGTGTTCTGACCAACGCATATCTCACCGGCGCCATGGACGGGGAAGTTCTCGCAGCGCAGTCTCTCGGGCCACTGGAAACCGAACTTGTTCATGAGCGCTTCGCAGCCTTGCCTCGCGCGCTCGCACAAGGAGCGGCACGGGGGGATGGCTTGCTCCAGAACCGTGCACACCGGCGCGTACATCGAGCACAGGAAAAACTTCAAGTCCATCGAGCACTGCACCTTCACCAGGGGATAAAACTGGTGCACTTCCAACCCGGCATCCTCCTGGTTGGTGTGACCCAAAAGGTTCGGCATGATAGTCTGGTTGTATGCGATGTCCGTGCAAAGCGGTATAGAAATAGGCTGGCAGAAGCCGTGCTCGGGAATGGAGATCCCCTTCTCTCCGTGATATTGAGCGCTACTTGGCtggaaacacagacacaaagtcaGAAAGAAATATCCAACAGTCCCCGCAAAGACCGGTATTTTGGCACAAGCCATCattctaaaataaatcaaaggaAAAATAACGGATCGATCAAATTGTTTTCACTTCGCCCTCACTGTGGTACTGCGATTCGACAGCGCAAAAATATTAGCGAGAAAACGACTTCTCACGATTGCAGGTAAAGAAAATGCCTTCCAAGTCCTAAGTCTTCGCCTGCGTCGTCTTCTCAACACCAAGTTACTCGTGGCGTCCAAGCAAGCATGTTCAGCAGAAGTTAGGACGAATCCCTTCTCAGTCGGAACAAACACGGAGCCCAATCTCTCGGGCAGGACGTTACAGTCCCTGTGTGCAAACTGCTTATCGTGGTCAGAAAGTTGCGTTTTCGTGGAATCCAGAAAACTGCATTTAAGAGTGTAAGTCCACTAAGCTCTTCTCGAGGTTAACTTTTCCATTGGTCACAGCGTTCACAAAGACCCCTGCATGTTTCTGGGCGCCAGACACATACTTCTCCTCCAGGGCTTCTCCGTCGATTTCGGAGCAGGAGACACACGCTTTTGCAGGACGCGGGTCTTTCTCCGTGCAGCAGCGTCTCTCTACCGCGCGTCTGTTCGGGGTCGCGCACGCGTACCTCTCCCTGGAAGCTTTTGCGCACGAGCTCAGCGTACAGACTGTAATGTGCGCCGGCGGTTTCCAGGTACCCCTCATTCAGACTCACTGCCCCTCTTATGGGGCGCCTTGAAACCGAGACTTTTAGTCCAATCACAtactttgttttcctttgcttcttGCTCCTGATTGGCCGAAGAAAGTAATTGCAGAGGGTCTCAACTATCAGAAAGTTTCCCCTCTGCATTTTCTGGAGTGAAACGTTGTAGCTTGTGTCCTGGGTGTACCCATAACCTTGTAGTCGGTTCAAAACGGATTTACATGCGAAGCAAATGCTTTGGCTTTTATGGACATGAACTCGAACGTGGATTGCTATTTTACCTTGTGGAGCATTCGGTGGATGGTCACAAAAAACCCTACAAATTAGACTATTAATTATTAAGCTAATCGACATTAATTATGTCTGGATAAGACAGTAATAATACAATTCACGTTGCGGTAGAGCATTTTCACAAGCCGAAAAGATGCAGGTGTACAATAAATTAGGCACTTCATAATACTATGCAGACTTtcctttttgaaaaaaaaaaaaatcaatttccaATTCACACGTGTTCCTGCCTTAGGACATTTACATCTGACAT
This region of Electrophorus electricus isolate fEleEle1 chromosome 2, fEleEle1.pri, whole genome shotgun sequence genomic DNA includes:
- the fzd7a gene encoding frizzled-7a — encoded protein: MMACAKIPVFAGTVGYFFLTLCLCFQPSSAQYHGEKGISIPEHGFCQPISIPLCTDIAYNQTIMPNLLGHTNQEDAGLEVHQFYPLVKVQCSMDLKFFLCSMYAPVCTVLEQAIPPCRSLCERARQGCEALMNKFGFQWPERLRCENFPVHGAGEICVGQNTSETGGPTSDPTPYVPELITLPPNIGKPSQQFTCPLQLKVPSYLNYYFMGEKDCGAPCEPTKPNGLMYFREEEVKFGRLWVGIWSILCCVSTLFTVLTYLVDMRRFRYPERPIIFLSGCYFMVAVAYAAGFFLEDKVVCIDKFNDDGYKTVAQGTKKEGCTILFMILYFFGMASSIWWVILSLTWFLSAGMKWGHEAIEANSQYFHLAAWAVPAVKTITILAMGQVDGDLLTGVCYVGIYNVDSLRGFVLAPLFVYLFIGTSFLLAGFVSLFRIRTIMKHDGTKTEKLEKLMVRIGVFSVLYTVPATIVIACYFYEQAFREHWEKTWHMQTCKRFAVPCPVNNFAPMSPDFTVFMIKYLMTMIVGITSGFWIWSGKTLQSWRRFYKRLSNSNQGETTV